A DNA window from Castanea sativa cultivar Marrone di Chiusa Pesio chromosome 7, ASM4071231v1 contains the following coding sequences:
- the LOC142644271 gene encoding uncharacterized protein LOC142644271 produces the protein MIKLVAPHRIRDEDRSTSSQSQSLIVTIAVTHRRRRLDPGLRQKISSYHPNNHDEIRRHYLGKGPCRPPHDYHVSYFSGKPRRFRAEWYVIRNWLEYSIAKDAAFCFYCYIFEQDVGKQGGGDTFVTKGFKLWNQLGKLDSHVGGVNSTHNQAVKKSEDLQKEKQHIQSVLIKQSNQDKAEYWIQLNAIVDCVRFLLCRGLAFRGHDESQGSSDKGNFLDLLQFLGDLNESINEVMQNTWKNCKLTHHDIQKDMVNAIAHETSKAIIEDFGNGFFSILVDESRDISVKEQMALILRYRRDALRDTQFAKIKEDLEKGVRRSGQGLNQETNLKRPGDTRWGSYYGTILNLILMFSAVADVLEIIEEDGLSDQKVQNFIFDMRNNDLFLELQGVSELAEKLVSTRKHETYPLVYLLVKLALTLPVATATIERV, from the exons ATGATCAAACTCGTCGCCCCTCATCGTATCAGAGACGAAGATCGGTCCACATCATCACAGTCGCAGTCGCTCATCGTCACCATCGCCGTCACACATCGCCGCCGTCGCCTAG ATCCTGGGCTACGACAAAAGATATCATCTTACCATCctaataatcatgatgaaataagaagacATTATTTAGGAAAAGGCCCTTGTCGGCCTCCTCATGATTACCATGTATCATATTTTTCTGGAAAGCCCCGTCGATTTAGAGCCGAATGGTATGTAATTAGAAATTGGTTGGAATATAGTATAGCCAAGGATgcagcattttgtttttattgctacATATTTGAGCAAGATGTTGGTAAGCAAGGAGGAGGTGACACTTTTGTAACgaagggattcaaactttggaATCAGCTTGGGAAGTTAGATTCCCATGTTGGAGGAGTTAATAGTACTCATAACCAAGCTGTCAAGAAGAGTGAAGATTTACAGAAGGAAAAGCAACACATTCAAAGTGTTTTGattaagcaatcaaatcaagacaAAGCTGAATATTGGattcaattaaatgcaatagttgATTGCGTAAGATTCCTTTTATGCCGGGGATTAGCTTTTCGTGGTCATGATGAATCTCAAGGTTCAAGTGATAAAGGAAATTTCCTTGATCTTCTACAATTTTTGGGGGATCTCAATGAATCTATCAATGAAGTGATGCAAAATACTTGGAAAAATTGCAAGCTTACCCATCATGATATTCAAAAAGACATGGTGAATGCAATTGCACATGAAACATCCAAAGCCATCATCGAGGATTTTGGCAATGGGtttttttcaatattagttgatgagtCACGTGATATCTCAGTGAAGGAACAAATGGCACTCATTCTTCGTTAT AGACGAGATGCTCTTCGAGATACacaatttgccaaaattaaagaagatttagAGAAGGGTGTACGAAGAAGTGGGCAAGGtttgaatcaagagacaaaTCTTAAACGTCCTGGTGATACACGTTGGGGATCATATTATGGGACtattctcaacttgattttgatgttctctGCTGTTGCGGATGTACttgagattattgaagaagatggGCTCTCTGACCAAAAG GTtcagaatttcatttttgatatgCGCAACAATGACTTGTTTTTAGAGCTTCAAGGAGTTAGTGAACTTGCTGAAAAGTTAGTGAGCACGAGGAAGCATGAgacttatccattagtctattTGCTTGTGAAGTTAGCTTTGACCCTTCCTGTTGCTACTGCAACt
- the LOC142644272 gene encoding zinc finger BED domain-containing protein RICESLEEPER 1-like encodes MVVTAHFIDGDWTYQKKILNFCPIANHKGDTIGRAVESCLLKWGIDRLFTITADNASSNDVAIDYVKKKTKERDSGILGGEFIHMRCFAHILNLIVQSGLKSIHESIAKVRNAVRYVRASPARFYEATLRFSGSLFVTSNTYFHELISIEDQLQQLCSVDGDPLLKSMAIEMKKKYDKYWGSMDNINLMLFVAVVLDPRYRLKYVKFWFREWYRKDKGDEMSSKVRDALKRLYVERVGQNGASSSSGSGASLSKDSMPSVGNASLSDHIKSYNNRFKQHLADEDSVKSKFELDRYLLESSEDPDVEDFDILMWWKMNSSRYRVLS; translated from the exons ATGGTAGTCACCGCACACTTCATTGATGGGGATTGGACttaccaaaagaaaatcttgaacTTTTGCCCTATAGCTAATCACAAAGGGGACACCATAGGTAGAGCGGTTGAGTCATGTTTGTTGAAGTGGGGTATAGACCGGTTGTTTACAATCACCGCGGACAATGCTAGTTCTAATGATGTGGCAATTGATTatgtgaaaaagaaaacaaaagaaagagatagtGGCATATTGGGTGGTGAGTTCATACATATGCGTTGTTTTGCGCATATCTTGAATTTGATAGTGCAAAGTGGGTTGAAGTCCATTCATGAATCAATTGCCAAAGTTAGGAATGCGGTGCGATATGTGAGAGCTTCTCCCGCAAG ATTTTATGAGGCGACACTTAGATTTTCTGGGTCTTTGTTTGTCACTTCTAATACATACTTCCATGAGCTAATTAGCATTGAAGATCAATTGCAACAGTTGTGTAGTGTTGATGGGGATCCACTTTTGAAGAGTATGGCaatagagatgaaaaaaaagtatgatAAGTATTGGGGAAGTATGGATAATATCAATTTGATGctttttgttgctgttgttcTTGACCCAAGGTATAGATTGAAGTATGTAAAGTTTTGGTTTAGGGAGTGGTATAGAAAGGACAAGGGAGATGAGATGAGCTCTAAGGTTCGGGATGCATTGAAGAGGTTGTATGTGGAGAGAGTGGGTCAAAATGGAGCTTCGAGTTCTAGTGGTAGTGGTGCTTCATTGTCTAAGGACTCCATGCCAAGTGTTGGTAATGCTTCATTGTCTGATCAcattaaaagttataataataGGTTTAAGCAACACTTGGCGGACGAGGACAGTGTGAAAAGCAAATTTGAGTTGGATAGGTATTTGTTGGAATCTTCTGAGGACCCTGATGTGGAAGATTTTGACATCTTGATGTGGTGGAAAATGAATTCTTCTAGATATCGAGTCCTTTCCTAA